A genomic window from Cucumis melo cultivar AY chromosome 8, USDA_Cmelo_AY_1.0, whole genome shotgun sequence includes:
- the LOC103491152 gene encoding BAHD acyltransferase DCR-like, with translation MPSSTTAILSNSTVFPDRKSTIKKLKLSVSDLPMLSCHYIQKGVLLPSPPSSFPDLILSLKRSLSAALSHFPALAGRLTTDHDGAIYLLCNDAGVDFIEAKAKHLSLDSLLSPLDVPVCFRAFFAFDRTLSYLGHNKPLAAVQVTELADGVFIGCTVNHAVADGTSFWHFFNTFAEINFGEGKISKSPDFSRDTPFNSPAVLKFPPGGPTETFAGNSRLRERIFHFSREAILRLKYRANGGDFQRKRMSNGNCEAVEYFGKQLNDGWKTVKGKRNSDISDGKLEISSFQSLCAQLWRSVTRARKLNATKTTTFRMAVNCRHRLQPPMPSLYFGNAIQSIPNVALVGELLSKDLGWCGTLIHRNVVAHNDATVRRGISDWEKEPRLFPLGNSDGASVTMGSSPRFPMYNNDFGWGRPVAVRSGSANKFDGKMSAFPGKEGNGSVDLEVVLSPETMAALESDLEFMQYVSITV, from the coding sequence ATGCCTTCTTCAACCACCGCTATTCTCTCAAACTCCACTGTATTTCCCGATCGTAAATCCACCATTAAAAAACTCAAGCTCTCCGTCTCCGACCTTCCTATGCTCTCTTGTCATTACATTCAGAAAGGCGttcttctcccctctcctcccTCTTCCTTCCCCGACCTCATTTTATCTCTCAAACGCTCTCTCTCCGCTGCTCTTTCTCACTTCCCCGCCCTCGCCGGCCGCCTCACCACCGACCACGACGGCGCTATTTACCTCCTATGTAACGACGCCGGCGTCGATTTCATCGAAGCTAAGGCAAAACACCTTTCGCTCGACTCTCTTCTTTCTCCTCTTGATGTTCCGGTTTGCTTCAGGGCATTTTTCGCCTTCGATCGGACTTTGAGTTATTTAGGCCATAATAAGCCTTTGGCGGCGGTACAAGTCACCGAGCTAGCCGATGGCGTCTTCATTGGATGTACAGTCAACCACGCCGTCGCCGACGGCACTTCGTTCTGGCATTTTTTCAATACGTTTGCAGAGATCAACTTCGGAGAAGGAAAAATCTCTAAGTCACCGGATTTTAGCCGGGACACGCCGTTTAACTCGCCGGCGGTGTTAAAGTTTCCTCCCGGTGGTCCGACGGAGACGTTCGCCGGAAATTCGCGGCTGCGGGAGAGGATTTTTCATTTTAGCAGAGAAGCAATTTTGCGGCTGAAATACAGAGCCAATGGAGGCGATTTCCAACGGAAACGAATGAGTAACGGAAATTGCGAGGCCGTTGAGTATTTCGGCAAGCAATTGAATGACGGTTGGAAAACCGTTAAGGGAAAGCGAAACAGCGACATTTCGGATGGGAAATTGGAAATTTCGTCTTTCCAATCTCTCTGTGCGCAGTTATGGCGTTCGGTGACGAGAGCAAGGAAATTGAACGCAACCAAAACGACGACGTTCCGAATGGCCGTGAACTGCCGTCACCGCCTGCAGCCGCCGATGCCGTCGCTTTATTTCGGAAACGCAATACAGAGCATTCCAAACGTGGCTCTGGTCGGCGAGCTTCTGTCCAAAGACTTAGGCTGGTGCGGCACTTTGATTCACCGGAATGTCGTGGCGCACAACGATGCGACCGTGCGTCGTGGCATTAGTGATTGGGAGAAAGAGCCGCGGTTGTTTCCGCTCGGGAACTCTGATGGTGCGTCGGTGACGATGGGAAGCTCGCCGAGATTTCCAATGTATAATAATGATTTTGGATGGGGGAGGCCGGTGGCGGTTCGAAGCGGCAGTGCGAATAAGTTTGATGGTAAAATGTCGGCATTTCCGGGGAAGGAAGGGAATGGAAGTGTGGATTTGGAGGTGGTTTTATCGCCAGAAACAATGGCGGCTCTTGAAAGTGACTTAGAGTTCATGCAATATGTATCGATTACAGTGTGA